tatatatatatatatatatatatatatatatatatatatatatatatatatatatatatagaaaatgGTATTTTGGTATGGAATATTGCACATTGTATGGTATTGCACAGTAGGTGAGGTTTTTAACAGTGTTTAATAGTGACTGAAGAGAGTCCGGGTGTTGGGCTGGTCTGCAGTATGACTGTTTCGCGAGGGggaaacaaaagagctgcatttaatactactaATTATGTATGATAAAATgttacagagaaggtaattgatagatagatagatagatagatagatagatagatagatagacagatagatagatagatagatagatagatagatagatagatagatagacaccGCTTTGACAGTACTTTGGTGCAGAGGTGGTGCCAGTGGAATAACATAAGTGTTTCCATAGAACACGTCACTATAAAGACTTCACAAAGTCCGAGATCAATTCTGTGGAACTGggacttttttatatatatatgtttgaaAAGTTGTTGATTAACTGTTAAATCAGATAACCTATGAATTTACATCTGTAAGAAACATTGATAACTAGGGTTGGGTATCGAGTATCGTGTATCGATTGGAACCGGGACTTACTTTCCAATTCTCCCGGAATCGTTCAAAAGTTTAAATTTCGATTCCAAGTTTCGATACCCAGTCCGCCGACCGGAAGAAGAAGCCGCTGAACACCCACGAAGAAGCGTCCACCGGAAGTGTTTGCTAACCGAGCGAGTCCAGCATGGATAGCCTGCGTCGGCGGTCTAAAGTGTGGCTTCACTTTtcgaaaaagacaaaaatctcGGCAAAATGCAACGCTTGCGACCGAATTGTTTCGTGCATAGGAGGGTGCACGACGAACATGAAAAAGCACCTCTCCCGAGTTCATGGAGTAGAAATAAATGTGTGCCCCGTCTTTGACGCGCTGCGCCGACCGTCCACCgctgcctcttcctcttcctctggctCTGGCTCCGGCTCCGACCCCCAGCGTGGCACCGCAGTGACTGCACTGCAGTCCGAATCCGGTAAGTAAAACAATACATATTCAATAAATAATATGTCTTGCGCCAACATTGAGGCAGCTAACAAATTAGCCCACGTATTTTTTCATAGACAATTTACGACCTGAgattgctaacgttagccaggCTGGTGACTCCACGACTCCGCGATGTGCTGAGCCTACTCCGTTCACTATAGCGGCAAAGGGGAAGATGTCGGTGCAGCAAAAGGAAGAGTGCCACAGAAAGGTCACTGCACACATCGTCAAAAGGCTGCATCCTTTTTCAGAGGTGGAATCACCAACATTTAGGTTAGTTAAGCAATAACGATAGAGCTAAGCTAATTGATACTGAGctaaacagtaacaacaatATTATATGTTTGTATATGTTTGCAGGGACATGGTGAAAACTCTAAACCCCAAATACACACCACCTTCCAGGGACTACCTGTCAAACACTTTAATCCCATCGTGGTACAAGGTTGAGAAGTCCAACATTATTACAGAGCTCAGTGAAGTCAGCTCTGTTGCACTCACATGTGATGGCTGGAGTAGCATCACACAGGACCACTACCTCACCATCACAGCACACTACATAGAGGAGGGCAAAATGCAGCAAAAAGTGCTAAAAACAAAGGCTGTGTACAAAGCACAGACCGGTTGTGTTGTTGCAGAGGAAATCAGTGATGTTCTGACAGAGTTTGGCATATCTGATAAAATTGTAGCAGTCACTGTAGATAATGCTGCCAACATGGATGTGGCTATTAAGCACCTGCGATTTGTGAAATTGTGCTGTTTTGCCCACACACTTAATTTAGCAGCACAAAGTATATACTCCCTAAATTCTGTGAGTCAGTGGGTGGCCAAGGTCCGAACCATTGTTGTGTGGATGAAGAGGTGCTTGATGGCCAAGGTGGTTCTCCAAGAGAAGCAAGAACTTCTACGTAAGACACACAAAGTTCACTTTATCTAACTGTTGTGCATTGACATGTAATGACTTTATATGTCTgatcttattattatttatgagcTCAGCAGAGTAGTACTACAGTATTTGAGTCCAATTATACAAAAATATTGTTTGTCTCCTAGGATgcaaagcatctgctaaatgacTTCAAATtgatgttcttgtttttatcaGAGCTGCCCCGACACTCACTCATACTTGATGTGAGAACGGTGGAACTCTCTGTACCTAATGCTGGAGAGATTCACAGAGCAGTACCCTGCAATTCAAGCAGCCAGCTTGGATCAGCGGCTGAGAAAAAATATGGACAGGGACAGGTAGAGATAGATAGACAAGCTTAGACAAAAAATACCAGTACACGCAAAATAAGAATTCAAAGAACAGTATTAGAGCTAATGTAGGGAGTGCCTATGTTAGGTGTTTTGTTaggaaaaaagggaatattTCTAACTCCAATCTATGTGTtcttaattatttttcatacaGACTTGCTCGGCTAACTGAGGAGGATTTTAAGAAAGCTGAAGACTTCATCAACCTGATGAAGGTGCTCTACACCTCAACACTCTGTGTGTCGTCCGAAAAGAGTCCCACATGCGGACAGATTCTGCCTATCCTCAAAAAGCTTGAGGCACACCTTGCTGTAAAAGATGGAGACACAGTCTTTGTGTCAAACCTTAAAAAACAGGTTTTGGCAAACCTTTCCAAGCGCTACCAGGTAAGTGACTGAGGCAGGGCATCTGGAAAGAAATTGTTGAAGAATAGAAATATCACATGgcttgttaaaacatttaaagaacaacaaatgtgttttgcaGAATGATGAGATCAGAAACTTTCTCCAAGTGGCCACTGCGTTGGATCCACGCTTTAAACATAAATTGGATGATGACACCATCTGGGACCAGATCCAGAGAAAGCTGATTGAACAGGTGAAATGTCATTCATGCACAACTGTCCTTTTCAGCTATTAAAATCTAAGATTTAAATGCTAATTATGTTCTTTGTAGTCAACAGAGGAAGACTGTGGAGCTGATGGGGACTCCATGCAGTCTGAGAATGAGGATGAGCAGGAGAGTGTGAGTATATGATAGTTGATATTATATAGGTTTTCaatttaaataataatcatGCCTTTAATGGAggttttcccttttttagtGATAATACTGATGaaccttttgttttgtattttagcAACAGCCTCCCTGCAAACTGCCCAGGAAGACTCCACTGGAGGAGCTGTTCGCTGAGGAAGAGGCACAGAACATAGTGTCACAGCAGAGCTCCATGTCCATCAAGAAACGAGTGGAGAGAGAGCTTCAGATATACCAGGAAGTTCCACCGGTCCTTATGTCTGAGGACCCTGCTGCATGGTGGTGGAACCAACAAAAGACTTATCCTTTGCTGTCAGATCTCGCTTTCTCCTATTTATGCGTTCAAGCTTCTTCTACACCCAGCGAACGTGTGTTCTCCACAGCAGGAGACACTATCTGTCCAGAACGCTCCCGCATCCTGCCCGAGAAGGCAGATATGATCATTTTCCTAAACAAGAACTGTTTCTGATTTCATACTGCTGCTAATCTGGACTGGGTTTTACAAGTTGTTTCTTATTGTTTATTTGCAATTCTGCACCAGGTTAGCCCATCAGTGGGAGCACAGTAATATGTTTAAGTACCTGCAGCATCATACActcatgtgtaaatgtgttttcatgacGTTTACAAAAATAAAGCTCTCTTGAGGAAAGTGAAAACGTATTcataatttataatatttatactCAAGTTCATAGATTTGATATTTATACTGTAGTTGAAAACAGCCCTGTGAGAAATTCATAGTAAAGTtcataaaaattaaaaagttcATAGAATTAAAATTGATGGAGAAGTTTAgactatttcattcagaaagtctGTTGGTTGGGTAGCTCATTTAAAATATCCTTAACTTTTGTGACCCTGCCTCTTAAAAGAATCGGAATCGAGAATCGTTAGGAACCGGAATCGAAACAAGGAATCGGAATCGGAATCGGAATCGTTCAAATTCAAACGATACCCAACCCTATTGATAACTGAAAGATATTTAATCATGTCAGGAAGTTTGAAAATAATTCAGGTGATTAACAGCGATGACACGATTTAAAGCAAACTACTAGAATTTTAAAGTTTAACCAGATTAGACAGTCTATTGTGTGTTTGCACAAAAGCAAGCGGTGTGACAGCAACATGATTCACTGTTAGGCCATAACTCAGTGGTTACCATATTAAgccctctgctcttcctcctctgcaggctGAGGATCGTCATCATGAACTTCAGGATACTCTGTAACGTCTACAGGACTGCTGAAGCCGGCAGAGCCAGAAGACTGACAACGGAGAacaagaaggagaggagagagaggaggaagtagaAGAAGAGTTAAATGAACTGACATTTAGTAAgtttatgtaaataaatgttttcatgttcatcAGTGGAATATTTACCCAAAACACAGAATTTAACCCTGAGTGAAGTGGGATCATAATATCGAATACAATCTATAGtgatacatacataaataatgcTGTGTATTATTGTAAAGCCACATCTTGTGAGAACCAGGCGCAGCATTGTGGGTGGGTCTATCAGGCCCGGCTCTGGAAGTCTGGACCAATCACCACCTGACATCATATGGTGACCCAGCTCTGCAGCCACACGTCACAGTTCCACACTGTGACGTGTGGCTGCAGAGCTGGGTCACCATCTGATTTCATAGAAACAACATATGTCATTCATTGACCTCTAGACTATAAAAGATAATAATTTATCACTTTGTGTATGTAACGTGACCCAGCCAATGGGGAAGGACAAGGAAATATCTCATCCGATTTGTACAGAACCTAAAGCGCTCTGACTTTGTATTAAAGGTCCTCCTCAGCTCAGAAGCATTaaataaaaggacaaaaacaaacatgttgacaaGGATAGAGGAAAAAAAGTGAATAGACATGGTgaacaaatgaataaacaacCAAATGTCCACTATTGTTCCACCCTGAAGGAGACGTTTAGCCTACAACTAACTTTAAATGTCCTGCAGCCGTACAGAGAGTCGTGATTCAGCGCTGGCAGGAACACTATCCATCATGTTAAAGGAGAGGATGCTGGAGCAGCGGAcaagacaaaaagaagaagacgcTGTCTTCAAGCTGTGAAAAAGGAGTCCACGCAATaagaagaggaggactgaggactgCTCCTCCTCAACTCAGAGAAGAAGTCTTTGGTATTCTGTTCGATCTCTTtcagtgtctctctgctgtgtttcctcccagtccgtctgtgtgtctgttgtccTCCTGTGCTCTCTCAAGTAGTCCATCCTGCCCGTCTGCTTCTGGTCCTCACTGGGTCAGAAAAGGTGCTTCAAGAAAGTTTCTTTTACAAGAAGTGCGGTTGATTAGTGCCGAATCCCAGATATTAAAGActgtgtaaagcggcaaaaaaaattgtgttatgagtttgtgacaccatagaaacatgtatcattgaccactgagccaaatttgaaagattaaaaaaattgttaattatataaaattaggtctcaaaatcatggaaaaacaagcacttctttctgctgtgaaacgctgggggcgtgtcagttagaggcgctggaaccacgcccatgcggcgggggctacacgtcatgttaatgacgtcggtgtctccccaggtgttccccaggtgttccccaggtgttccccaggtgtttcccaggtgttccccaggtgttccccaggtgtctccccaggtgttccccaggtgttccccaggtgtttcccaggtgttccccaggtgttccccttgtctatctaaacccgcggacagtttataatcatatagatgctgttataacgtgaagtgattgagatcctgacccaccaaacatcctggaaagtgacggagtgaagttgttcgtgctaaattacataattatacataatcaccatcagtaaacaggacgctgtctgactctgtcactcgcggggacggaggctgttttctgggggacagtttcctgtagtctcggtcaggagggctgacggtcgcagtgatttattttcatcaaacactcggtgagttaaagtcttgtgacaagcgtgacaaacgctgttttgtgagcagaaatgtgaggaagagtcgggaggacagacaggagaacagacgcttctccacatacagctgtggtatttgttttcctcatataagttgccaaagacagttatagttactacattactgttgttcggtcctgtaacgttgctttgtgggacatttctctgtatttagttgagtgaaggagctgtgtagttatcagactttcagaccgacacgccctcgcttcgcgtctccggattatccgttcacactgggacggctcaccaataatgcggccctgatactaccgccacataccgccggtgggaccgaGCGGGTCGGCTGCGGTGGTGGCGCAGGAAGTTAGCACTGAAACAGCTCTATTTCTACATTTGGAAAAGTTGAAAGGTTTAATTGCATATTGAGCTGATATTGGTACTTCGTACTCAATAGCccagtagttttttttaaataaaaactattttatcatgttttatggacaaaaaaggtcataaaaaaagaaaagaaaaagaacagtcTGCAGATTAAATCAATACTTTAGTTGTAGCTCTGTTTTTCTTATTGCCTGCTGATTATTAACCTGTTTAATTCCTTGCAGAGCTGCACACTGaagtagggctgggtgatataTCGTTacataaaacttatatcgatatattttttaaatgtgatatggaattagaccatatcgcatcgatatagttcaaatttgcgctgtgatccttgctccagGGCGAGctgctgacccggagctctctgcactgctcccctcctccttcatgcacagagaggggaggggctggaacagacactccggtactcttcaacaaacactttggtggccgccgttgccccacactttggccttgatgccccgtgaaaaaaaactcatcgtacggccacagcggcctctgtgcccctggcccggtcagcgtagcgagcttgcctttaattacagccacctgagtgcacagtagtcactcacagtaacttcagtgagtccgcggttcgcgcaggtggagtctcatcatcacgatgatctcacgtgaaagcctctcaaacagcagcagcgtctcaaaacacaagaaggaaacttacagcacagcgagcgagcgcagccggtttgacatgatacgtaactgacttatgtggtaggatttagtccggtaaagttggaaatatattcacagattcgaacttcccggatcaataactcataaccttgttaaaacacaagacaacgagctacaaccgtatgttaatctaaacgagcgtctggacattaactctggtctgtatggtcagccagctgtgagacgagggcgcagggaccgtctacaaagtgcaacactgaaaagagaaactacaaaaaaaattcaataacttcactattattcagagtgtagtgtcaccaaaatcactccacacatcagtggtctcctgctggttattctaaaaaaaatgtgtttggaaaaaatgtgctttgccataattttggggaatttctatttggagaaatattcaataacactaatattcagtgtggtgtcacaaaacccacctcactctaaccctactggaaaaaaaaactgttttgtaatgtaacattaacttgatattggtatttaaaaaatgttttaatgcataatccatgtcttattataaattaggatgttatggtatcagtctgaaagtaaatcaacacattttacccagtggcctttgtgccctgtcatgtggccttggtgcccctgaaaacaaaactgaaggccaaatggacttgcccctaaaatgacaaaattcccacccacatgtcatatttggctttgactgaacatttgctctcactttgcattaaaatatcgggatatatatcgtatatcgatattcagcctaaatatatcgggatatgactattagtacatatcgcccagccctactctgAAGCAGTCATTTAACATCTCTGAGTTGCACATTCAttgatatttatattatattgatATCAGTAGAAATAAAGTTCAATAAAACTGATGATTTAACTTCTGTCAGTCGTTTCAGCTGACTGAGGAAATCACAATGGccagaaacacaaaccacatCTGTTTATCTGCACAGATTTTGAgtttatttgtcacattttgcGCCATGAAGTTTATACACTTACATCATTTGATGTTTGTCTGCAGATGTCACTTCCATGACGGGGAACCACAACTGCAGAACCCGTGATTCCTGTTATTGGATTCTTTGAtccatctgtaaaaaaaacctgcacataaTCTTTGTATTTAACTTCCTTGTTTATAAAACTCACCCACTGGATTTTCATATCGACCACCACATGTTCTTGTATCCACACAAGGTTTAGAACCATTTACACCATTCAAttaaaagaacaataaaatCTGGACCTTCTACTTCAACAATCACTATCACTTTTTTATCTCATCATTTCGACTTCTTATTTCATAATGACTCATTAGAACCATTCAGTCCTGACGCAGATTCAAAAGATGCAGGGTCCAAACTTTTGAGCGGCAGCACATTTCTAAGTAATCAGTTACTGTAAGAATTTCACCATAATTCATTGAACAAAAATGACCATATAAAGAAAATCTCTGATGCATTCACACTGTTGCATCATTGTTAAACGTGCTGATCTGTGATTCACACAGTTTAGATCAGTGTGCAAGTAGGGAAGaggtgaggaaaacaaaaccacaaggaTATTGTTCAGCATACTTGCAAACGATGGTTGATGAGATGTTAGGACTGTGTGAAATATGGGCCCAAAACAATGTAAGAAGATGAATCACAACAACAATAGGTCACTTTCCAGAGCCAGAAGGACCAAACAACTTCAACCACTAGTCAGTGGGGATAATGGAAATATAGTCAGCCTAATAAGAGTTACTGTAGTTAATGTGTTAGACGTCTATACCAGTATACATTTACACACCTTTACATGTACAGAATATGACCCTATTCATCATTATCTGCCCGCAGAGCTGCTCTTGGTTCTGTTTCATTCTCAACTCTGAGACGAGACCACATTAAAAGTCTCTGATATTGTGAAGTAAACCTGTGAATAATCAGAGAGGTTTGAGCACTCAGAGGGTCAATTAAAGTGTCAGAGGTCAAACTGTTATTCTGAGCAAAGAGGGTTTATTTCACCATCAAATCACGGCTGAACTCAGGCGTCCATTAGCTCAGTTGTTATAGCTCGCGTCCCGTGTACAGAGACTCTGTCCTCGCTGAACCGGCACCAGGGTTCCAGTTCCTgtctgggtccctttgctgcatgtctgaTCCTGGTTCCTGTCATCTGTGAAGCTGCTAATCAGTAAAAAGCAGACGTGTTTCCACAGAAATAATACGACACTTACCAGCATCCATCACTAAAACATCCACGCCAATTCTGTGGAACTGGAGctgttttgcttttctgtgttttgaataGTTGTTGATAGACGACTAAATCAGAT
Above is a genomic segment from Sparus aurata chromosome 20, fSpaAur1.1, whole genome shotgun sequence containing:
- the LOC115571495 gene encoding zinc finger BED domain-containing protein 1-like — encoded protein: MKVLYTSTLCVSSEKSPTCGQILPILKKLEAHLAVKDGDTVFVSNLKKQVLANLSKRYQNDEIRNFLQVATALDPRFKHKLDDDTIWDQIQRKLIEQSTEEDCGADGDSMQSENEDEQESQQPPCKLPRKTPLEELFAEEEAQNIVSQQSSMSIKKRVERELQIYQEVPPVLMSEDPAAWWWNQQKTYPLLSDLAFSYLCVQASSTPSERVFSTAGDTICPERSRILPEKADMIIFLNKNCF